The DNA segment GCTTGTTATGTCAAAAGATTTTGTTCTCAAGCTGACGGCCGCTACAGGATCACCACTTGGCAAAACAGGAAAGGACTCTACTTCCCAGCTTCCTGTTCAGACAGGGAACGTTGATGTCTTCTGGCAATCCCCCACCTCCACTATGAggacccccctcctccttctctgtctcatttcctGTTCTGGGGAGCAAGGAGTGGTTAACTGTTGTGTTCTGAAGAGAAAATCTAAAGTTAGGGAGACATCATGTACATCAGTCTGGAGGGAGATCATTTTGATAAAGATATGAGCACGACCCCTTTAGGTATCCCCCCTGCAACTTTCAAAAAGGTGGCCACCCTGTATGAATTATCCCATCACAGAAGCAGCTGGATTGTGTTCTCAGTTTCTACCCCCCCCTCGAgcgtaaaaaacattttctttctcccacCTTCAATGCATTGGGCAGACTCTAAAAATAGctgtttttcccctctttcttttcctcccaaAACATCTGCAGCTTACAACAAGTCCAATGGGAACATAACTGCTCCGGATGCTCATGCAATCTCAACAGTGTTCAGCCACCACCCACCCTCTGCCTCTGCAAACCTCTATTTTTGGGACTGTTGACTGATGCTTGTGCTCTCTGTGGGCACAACAGAATCTATTGTCTTTCAGTAAAGTTCCAGTATTTAAAAACTTAGAAACTTTTTCCCCCATGAACACAGTGAGTCAGCCGAAGAGCTGAGAGCCGAGTGAAGACTGGCTGTTAATGCCTGTACAGGGACAGAAGGTATCCGGTTTGATGCTTGCTAATCTCCCACTTTCCCTAATTGAATTAATCAGTGGTGTGATGGGATGAGGCCAGTCCCCGAGTTCATTTGCACAGCACTGACAACATAACAGACTTATGAAGCTGATTAGGTCAGAGCTGCAGTGGTGATGAGAAATATCTAAACACTGAATTCTCCTCAAACAAGGAAAGCAGCTCTggtaaaatatcaaaatcttCAGTTTTGTGGCAAGAGGAGAAAAGTTTCCTGATGTCTACATTATTCACCTCCTGGTATTAAAAGCATTTTCAGTCATGCGCACCACATACCTCATATCTCATACTTGTCGTGTTGTGCTTACTCTGGGAAGCTAATTTGCAGTTTTGGTGTTTAAGTGTTCAACATGACACAGGCAAATCATGTGTGAATTATGTTTGTCCACTACTTCttacaatgttttctttctttaggtGGAGTTGGCACTGTGGGATACTGCAGGCCAAGAGGACTACGACAGGCTGAGGCCTCTCTCCTACCCTGACACACATGTCATCCTCATGTGTTTCTCCATCGACAGCCCCGACAGTTTAGGTAAGGAACCACACTGACGTATAGAAgcccttttttgtttgtataatcTATATTTAAACAAGTTAGCAGTATGATTAGtgatatgtttatttttgcagaaTTAAGACCATTCATATCAGCTAAGCAAGCTGTTTTCTAAATGCCTTAATGGACTTGATGGGAAGTAGGATTAGTGCAGCCAGAAACATCTTTGCCTCAAGCAGTCTGCAGAGCAATCCATCTTGAGAAGTGTTCTGTGCCGTGACTCTGCACTGcctgtccttttgtttttttatatactcctctcacctcccctCAATCTCTCGAGTGATTCAGCTCTCTTCTTGTCTCTCCCGGGACAGAAAATATCCCTGAGAAGTGGACGCCGGAGGTAAAGCACTTCTGTCCCAATGTCCCCATCATACTGGTGGGGAACAAGAAGGACCTGAGGAATGATGAGCACACACGGAGGGAGCTGGCCAAGATGAAACAGGTACAAAAGCCTCTGAGGCACAGTGACCATGGGTTGGGCTACAAGTATTAATTCTCAAGCTTCAAAGGCCTGAGggtgaaacatttcagtttagCTGAGCAGAAGGCTTCTAATGTGACGATATACAGTAATTTAAGTAATATGAGTTTGAAGGTGGGCAGCAAGAatgttcctggtttgaaccccTGAATCTTTCCCCGTCTGCGTgagttctctctgggtactctggcttcctcccacagttcaaagacatgcacttaataggttaatttaTGACTCTAAATTTCctgtaggtgtaaatgtgagtgagaatggttgtttgtctctatgtgccctgcggTAGGCTgacgacttgtccagggtgtacccctcCACTGGCCCAAAGTctgctgggataggctccagcctcaccatgaccctgatgaggataagcagttacagataactGATTGAGTTTGAAGGCTTATCACGCTCTTAAACACAAAGCACGGGGGTTTATAATCCCACGAGACAAAGCTATCCTGGTTTTATCATCTATACATACATTTACAAACTTATCTAACAGGAAAGTGGGCTTTCCCTCAGTGCTGCTGCCTTGTGTTGCATCAAAAGTTGAGCTGTGGCCTTGCTTCAGACATGTTTTTGTTGGGGTTTCCAGATGGTGCCATAAAGGATATCAGTCATTGAGAATTAGTcgagtcagttttatttatattgctcAAAATCGCACATTTTCCTCAAAGGGCTTCACATTCTGCTCAACATATGACAactgctgtcctctgtcctcaaCTCAGGAGGaatgacacaacaaaacagagaaacctCAGGAGGAGCACCggaggagggatccctctgcTCCCTCCAGGACAGACTTGCAATAGATCTTAATAAGATATAAAAAGACTAGACAGAAGTAACAATTGTGAAATTATTTAGAATATATAGAGAGAAGCAGAATgtaaaaaatctgcaaaaataagaaaaatatcgAGCAGCAAAAAGATTAAACATGAATCGAAATCCCCTCCTGTTTATTTTTGCCTGTTTACCACTGAAAGTCACCCCCCCCCCAGAGAACAAACAGTGACAGCACTATGAACAGGCTGTTAGCGGCCTTTCAGTCACACtacaatgacaacaacatgtTGGTTTACTGTGTCACAACGTGCCACTATGtcccactctctgtctgtctccaggtcCAGCTGATAATAGCGACATGTTGACAAAGCTCTTTCAGACGCCACCGTCAGCTTTTCCTTTCTGTAGAAATCAGGAGCCGTTCGACAAAGAGTAGCACTAAGTCATCAGTTCAAATGTTTTGGATTTTACATGGTCACGCAGATATTGTTGCCTTTTGAAATATGTGAGCTGTGATGTAGCTGAGAGAGTTAGTGATGTGTTTGATCAGTTTGTCATAATTTCAAGATTATTTGGTTTTGTAAAAGACTTTTATAGCAGAACTATTGTTGTGGGTGGACTGAACATGTTGCGATTAACCATTTTCATGATTGATTATTCAGTCAACCATTAATTGTGTTTatggtgtgtaagatttaagatCAGAGCCCATGgggatgttttctgtttgcttgttttgccAGTCTCAAAATGAAAGAAGCTGAAACTTGattatatttgtaatatttcctTTAAATTTGGAAAAACCAAAAGCTTATTTAAACTCATTTGACGTTTACATGTTCAGCTTTTTGTTGGAATGCAGAGTAAAGTGGCGGTAGCTGCTATAAGATAGTGAGGAATGACGTTCCAGCACTGACCATCTCTGATCTAACCATGCAGGAGCCAGTGAAGACAGAAGAGGGCAGAGACATGGCCAGCAGGATCAGTGCTTTTGGATACTTGGAGTGCTCTGCCAAGACCAAGGACGGCGTGCGGGAAGTGTTCGAGATGGCCACTAGAGCGGCGCTACAGGTCCGCAAGTGCAAGAAGAGAAGCGGCTGCACGCTGCTGTGAGCAGTCCACACGTCATCAGATCAACTGACCCaacaggagaaaaagaaaacacgaaAAAGGACTGGCCTTTTACCAAATGGCATCTTCGTACTGTATCTCGCATTTCACGATAACAGTCAGGCAGATGAAACAAACCGAACACAGGAAAATAAGTTTGTCTTTATTACAGCAGTGTTTAGAAGTTGAtgtttaaagtttctttttttttcaaaaatctgTCTTTACACATCATTTTCCtacttattttttctttatatttgttaATTAGGCCGTGATAGATATTTGTATGCAATATTGTTCTTCACAAGCTTGGGCGAGCAGCGTCCTTCTTAGCTTGTGTCAAGTCTCCATGAGTAATGTCTTATCCAAACACTCCAGACTGTCATGTTAGTATCAGCTCTGTTCATCCTTGTAGTCGTGATAAGAGAATGAAAGTTgatatctttttttaacataagtGCTAGTGcctttttaagtttttacaCCACTATCTATTTCTCATGTTTTTCAGCTAGCTTACATTTCAGCTGAGGGGCCCCCTCTGTTGTACTGTAGCTCATTTTACACACTGTTTGTCATTGTGAAACCTGATCAAAGCCATAACTAAGGCTTTCAGCACGGTTGACAACTCGTCAAGCACAACAAATGGCTGCTTGTGCCATTTTTGTTGCCGTGAAACAACAGCATTCCCTCGGGGTTGGCCATACTCACGGAGGATAAACAAGTTGGCTGCCTGTCAACAAAGGAGCGAGCTTCACATTCTTTATGAGTATCTGCTTATTCACATACATCCCTCTTAACTATCGGTAATCTGTGCAGTGGACCAGGACGGGCAGATGAGGACTGGCCAATCAAGACACAAGCCAGTATGACTCAACTATGCACAATGGCTGTTAGGACCAACAGGGAGATGACACAGCTGAAAGAGAAATGAAGGCCAAGGCCTGGTGAAAgctcctttgtttgtttattgtgagTAACTGAGTTCAGCTCTTGTTCTGCTACGATGCAAGAGGGCCGGCCACACCCGCTGTTGGAATTCATGTGTTGAACGAGTTAGCCCAGTGGCGAAAAAATTATGTCTCTTTTAGTCATTGCGTGTGGACGTTTCCAGTCGGATGACATTCTTTACATGTTTTGAAAGGAgctgaattgtgtgtgtgtggttgtgtggttgtgtgtttgtgttttttcccctcccgGTGCCTTCTCTGTTCtgctgtgcctttttttttgtttttggttgttcTCTCCCAGACCAGATAGACCAGATCCTCTATGTCAACCGGTCAACCACTGACTGACAAGGTCAAGAGCGACCTTTCTGATATGTTTCACAAATCGTGGATCTTTAGAATTTATCCAAAAATGCAGGCTTGATTattgcaaaatgtgtttgcTAAATTTCCAGTCCTAGTCATAGCATGAATATTAAGATTTTACCTATAAATGCAGTCTCATTGTTATCTTGGCAGATAAGACAGGTTATACCGATTGGTGTCGAGTTTTGCATCAAGAATGAATCATGGgaacattacaaaaacatctgtctgcaaCCATGAAGGTTGTCTTTGATGTTTTACAGtattattgcaaaaaaaaaaaggttttagagTTCAACTGTGGAAAGATGGAAAAATTCAGTCTATTCATGTCTTTATTCTGATCTATGTTGGTCTTAATTTTCACAGCTTGgcaagaaaacatttgatattttatgtCTCACGTCAAGCACTGAATTATACTGAATGCATCACACGTCAGAGACTGTCCACTGGTCCCAGTTCTTGTGTCCTGTACGAATAATTGTGAAAATATAACCGCTTGAAAGGCAGAGCGACTGTCCTCAGACACAGACTCTTTATGGCATTCCTTTTCTCTGCCTCGGTTGCTCATTCATGTACTGTAGATATCCCATGGTTGCATGTTGCTGTCTGTCTAAAGGAAGGTGggtgttgaaatgtgtgtgtgtgtatgtggcaaAAAATAATATCTTTGACGTTGCATGCAACCTTATAATGCCAGTACAGGCAAACCTACCAGCTGGCAGATCTGTGTCTGTTATATTGTAATGCCATCTGTAATGCAACTTTATACCCTCTACTGGCCAACCACATATGTTTTGACCGAGTGATCCAGTGGAGTCGCTTCAACCTGAGGTTGAGGAGAGGAGGCATTTATTACAATTACAAACaccatattcatatttttacctCAAATCCCTATAGGGTGGATACTATGTTTTAACTCTGGACTTTGCACATTATTGGGGACAAGAACAAGCACACTAACAAGGCAAGAGTGAAGAGATTAAGATCCCTATGCCTAATGATTTCTGTCAATGAAAATGAGACAAGCGTTTCACAGCTGTGGCTTGATATTCACAAGTCTCGACAAGGAAGTATTGGGAATTAGAGGACGCAAGAGATCGTCGAATAACTTTCACAGCTGGAAACATAGGCCAGGGTCTAGTGTTGAACATATCACTAAGAGCATGTACAATACTGTTAATGTGTATGCTGTCCTTATGATGTTGatgcatgcatgagaaaattATGGGTCTTTATAGCGtgttcacacccacacacgtcTTTGGGAACAGCTTGTGCTCagtgttgtgtaacttttctttctttctctggaaGTATTTGAAATGATAAAGGATCcaaatttatataaaaactaATTGTAATAATGCTATGTAAAACAGAAAGTGTCGTAGTGAATGTCCGATCTGAAGTGAACATGAACATTGTTAATAAACTATTTTTGAGACAAGACTGAGTCGCCCTCCTTGGTCATTTCTTATAGAAAGTTAAGACATTAAATAGAACATGTAGTAACAATAAATTTATTGATTGATCAAAGTTAAGGTTATCAAAAATCAAAGTTTatttcttcagtcttcagaaATTTAAGTGCAAAAGCAGTTAAGACAAACGGTGATGAACTCCCGAGAAACAATAATCTGCTTCTTATTTTCTTACCCAGAAAAAGAATTGCTCGTGTGAAGCAACATTTGTGCTCATCGTACTTTCTCGATCAAGTGGCAGCTATATTTAAAACGCCACTGAAGAGACAAAGTGGAAAAAGTCAAGAATGAAAATTTTCCTGTTCATTCTGGCATTGTAaccaaaatcagattttttttagagcaCAAACTGCTCATAGAAAGTTTCATGAAAAGGATATATTGTAAAATAATAgatgttttagtgtgtttaaaGCTCGAAGAGACAAATTCTAAACTCTGGTCATTTTTAGAAGATGACACTGCTCATGGTGTTGTGTATGTTAATGCTCATTCTTCCATTCAGGGTCCACATACTGCTGGAGGGGGCTCTCCTCTGATGCAGGGCCTGTGAcaaatgcagaaacacaaaaaaagtttctcACAAGCAGAATATTTCATAACTGCTTTATGAAAGAAATATAAGcttgaatgaatgtttgttgtttttttagctgtaCTAACTGTCAGAATCCATGTTGATTTTCAGGGTTGCCAGTCTTGACACAATATCATCTTCTCCTTCTGCATCTTTAAAGTTGAATCCAGTGTAACCCTTCTCCTGCACGCAGTAGCTGATGAacctacaaataaaacaaattaattaaatacagaTTGTGtcctgctgctccacctcaactctcaTTGTTTTAAAGAGTTTCCTGATGAAGAGTCAAGTAAACTGCTACAAagctatagctgctgttagctaatgttagctcagtttgatagccgGGCTGCGTGGACTGTGAGCTTAGATCTGAGCTTAGATCGTGttagtatttgtactttgtatTTGTAGATGTTTTGGACCACTAGGAAAAATAGGATTTCAGGTCCGGCAAATGTTGacggggagtggagctggtgtcgtgctagaaccggagctggtGGGCATTATAACCCTTACTCAGCAACCTCTTTGGACAAAATGTCAAAGGCAAAAGGGAcattgacggaggaagctaagataagtaaagaagagagtgaccaagcaagaatTCGTTGGACAAAAGAAAATCTGGGACagacttttagtcgttggtgagagtTTCGTGcagttggactagtaagtaatataaACTGGCTGCAATGTCACACAGTGGTATTAAACTCAAACTGGGGGCGCTTAATCACTGAAAGAATACTTTTCCAACAACTCTGTCTCCCAACACTGCTAAAAAACATCTCCTGTGTCCCCGGCTTTGTCTTACTTGTTCCAAATAGGGTCTTTGTTGAGGATCACAGGGTTTCCCACAACAATCAACAGGGACCTGGCTCTGGTCATAGCCACGTTGAATCTCTGCAGAGTAGATACATTTCAACaaagaaatgacaatgaattcatgttttaaagatacaaaatatatatataaaggtttCTTGCTTGTTTCATCATCACTTTATACATCAATCAAGGAACATCACAGACCTTTTCATTTGTCAGGAATCCAAGGCTGAAATCTTTGTCCATCTTGACATAGTTGATGCTGCTGCGGACGGTAGAGACCACGATGATCCTCCTCTCTTGTCCCTGAAACTCCTCCACAGAACCCACCTGATGAATTGTAATAGATATTCAGCCAAAGTACAAATCAATGAGCAAAACATCTTCCCTTTATTGATTATGTGCAGAAGAGACTTTAAAGCAAATATCCTTGTATTTCCTTCAGCGCACTGTGATGTATTTACCTTGAGCTCTGTGAGATCACTCAATTTTTTCAGAGCTGAGACGGACCTCAGGGCCTTTTGGATTTTCTCGACCTGTGAGAATAATTTTGTAACCAATGACTGCTGTTTACAACTGTAAAACTGTTTATCCACATCTCTGAAAATGCAAATGGCCACCGTGCCGACTCACTTGTTTCCTGTAGGGGGCGATTATGCCGATGTCTTTTGCAGACAGTTTGGGGAGACCCTTCTTTCCTTGTGTTTCTATAAGCTTGGTCAGGTAGTCGACCACAACTTCAATTTCAGACACATTGAAGAAGGAAGGACTGTTGgcctctctctcgtctttgcCCACCACTCCGTGGAAGATCACTGGGAAACCCTGTAGTGATGTGAGAGTGAGCAGTTGTCAGCTTTCACTGTGGTTTCACAGCTATTTGGTGTCTTTTGTCTCACGCTTGACTGTCCCAAAAGAAGCAGTCCTCTTTAAAATGGCCCCCACAGGGCTTGTCCCTTGGCCTGTGGGAGTTTTCATTTTTGCCCCACATTGTTTCCTAATGagatttttaatttgtcataatgatttttgtctttttatctgTGATTGTGCTAAATTAATTTagataatatgtgtgtgttgatgcctATGGCACTAACTATAATTAAAGGGACACAGTTTGTATTGCACTTCAATGAGGCTGAGGGACTTTCAAAAGACACATTAGCAAAAACTCAAAATCAGTGTAGCAGAGGCATCAGCCAAGCTTTAAAAACTCTGGATACTAAACTTCCCATAATGCTACTCAATTGCATCATTAGTATTCTCTATGATCTGTAAATTAACACTGAGATGTAAAATGTCCctgtttttagactttttacaCAAACTATGGACAGTTCatgcaggaggcaggtttattcataatattatttatttgttgacCGTTGTTGTACAGCTAATTTGGTGGAAACAGGGTACTCCTCCTTCATAATTCTCTTCCTAATAGCTCAGGTTTGGAGCCACCAtctttctgtcacattttcGTTCATAgctaatcatggatgtatctGTAACTACGTAACAGACTGAGAATCAGTGCGTACTGTGTATCatgatgatattaaaaaaaaataaataaattcctcGAGGACTCACCTTTTTGGGAAGGTGTTCCCAGTTGCAGTAGGCCTCACGATCCCATTGGTCAGCAAACACCTGCAGTTCATTCTCATAAAACAGCTCATTGGGGATTTTCAGAATGGCAGCATGAGATCtgtgagaggaaaggaaaacacaagacaTGTAAAGAGCATCAATCGAAACAGCAGCATTATACAAGAAATGATAACTACACTGAAAGATGCACCTGTAGTTTCGCAGCAGTTTGGTGACAAAGCGGGTATCAAAGTGTCCAGAGTCTGCACTTTTCTGATATAAAGGGTTATCCTTCATCAGTCTCTCAAGCAGAGAGAGCCCTGGAGAACAGCATTGGCAGTGGTAAGTGGTAAACAATGTGGCAATAACCACTATCacagtgtgaaataaaatacatcaagATAAAATAATCGTCTTACCGAGTCCATGCTGCAGTCCGATAGGTGATCGAAGGATCGGTCCCAGCTGTTTGGGATCTCCTGCCACCACCAACTGACCCTTCCCTGCCTCGAGCAGACCtgtaaaacaaagtgaaatcaaTCCAACCAATCAGTAACATTATACATCAGTttcactgctgctgtagctCTTACAAGTATTAAGACTACCTTAACTGAAACAGGACAGCAAGGTCAGTAAATAGTTTCTGCAGCCATTGGCCAATGTTATAAAAATGGACAGAGCTACAAATGCAAAGAAAATTCTGTTCTCCACATTCCTACTTCCACCACTGGATGTGCTCACTGATCACCTGCACCGATCACCTGTGTCTAAAATGACTAAGAGGCTGTGTGCTTTGAGAGAATAAACAATATAGACAAACAATTTGTGCAACTAAAATTTTGTGCAACTGGATTAAGTTCTGGGGAGGGACTGAAGAGAAATCTGTGTTTCACAGCTTCAGTCGACCGCTCATCCCCAACATCATAAGACCTCATTGTAAGCAAGTATAGCGAGTATAGTTATTTACAGAGGGCCTAAATAATGACAGTTATTTCTCATGTAGTTAGTTTTAGACATCATGAAAGTGTGAAATCTTGACCTTTAATTTTAGTGCACCAATCATTCTTCAATTTTTCTCAAACATACATATCATCTGCGAAATGAGAGATGAATGAATGCACAATCTATGTGATGTTCGTCTgcacattaaatatattcatgttttaaattatccaaaaaaaatgactttgcaGAACAAAAGCCTTTTTGTAATATACTAATAATTATGATACTCAGCATTTACCTGCAATAGCGATGACACACTCTGGCTCCACTGCCTGACCTCCTTCATCCAAGAAGACATGGGTAAAATGGCCGACGGGGATTCCTCCACTCACCAGTctacacatagaaacacacagcagaattTTTACACCAGAAATATGTAAGTTCAATATGGCAAATAGTGTCAAATACTGAATAATTACAAGCAAACTACCTCCCAGCTGTGATCATAGTTGTAACTACGATTGTGTATTTCATCAGAGTTCCTGCCTCTGGAAACACGAAAGAATCTTGTGACGGGTCCCAGTTGCAACATTTCTAGAAGAGTCAATAGATAAGACAATATGTGAGAAAAATGTCATTAATCtaaatttgtaaaaacaaactgtgacataaacaattttaagtttttttattcTGAGGCTCAAAATGTTCTGTGTCCTACTTCTACATCTGGTTCCGCATTTTATTAATTAGATTATTCATGTAAAACTGCCAGCTGAGGCTTACCAGGAGGTTCTTGGGGACATTTCTTGGGTCTCGGCTGCTGGCGTACATACGGTAAACCTTGTGAGAATCCATGTGCACCAGTAGTCTCTCACAGAGAAGGTCACATGCACTGTTTGAAGGTGCACAGGCGAGGATGTGGACCGACGGATCTGCCCTGCTGACCTGTCAATGAAAGCCAATTAAATTTTTGTGGCTGCCTTTTCTTTTGATGAGCAGCTTCTCTTTGCACACTCACAACTTATAAATATGAGAGACAGATAAAACACAGCCCTGGCAGACAAAAGAACAGTTAACCAATAGTTTGATCTATAAAGCATccgaaaacaataaaaaatgcaaaaagtagCAAATACACTGAAGAAGCTAAAACCACAGTGAGTCAAACagtcaataaataattatgATTAAATAAAGGTGCACTTGATACCTGATTCATAGCCTCAACCAGAGTGATTGTCTTCCCAGTTCCAGGAGGCCCAAACACAAGATGAGGAGCAGGCTTTGATGATCCGGCTACAATGCGCTGCACCGCCGCATGTTGCTGTGGGTTGTTTTCCAACTGATGATTTAATATCCTGGATGTGagaacagattttttaaacagAGGCTAGAAACAAGAAACTGATCAGTCAAATATagcaaaacatttacacaatatTTGTATCTTGTGTCCAGATAATAGTGGACTTTGTCCTGTAATGCGTTCTGGAAAACAAGGCTTTGCATGCCAACATAGTCCTCCATGTTTTACCATATCTACTTAAGACAAGTTTACGGCATCAAACCAAAGAGCAGTATCTCCCCCTGTTAATACAACATGGTGGATGAGTGCCCAGAGAGAACTGAGGCGAAGgctgcagtgcacacacacttatcctTAGAGTTCAAACGCTCTTATCACCAATGCCAGACCGCCTCTCAACGTACATGATAAATACTCCTTTGAGGTGGCTGggtttgtgtatttgtagaaGACATTACACTACATCTATGATTTTTCTGTATGCATGTTCTTTATGTGTAAAAGCACCAGACCTGAGCTTAGGCATGGCGAGATTAGCCTCTGCTGCACCAGATGGGAACAGCACTTCTTCGAGCTGATGGTTGACTGCCAAATCCACTGCACGATGCTGCAGCCTCAAGGGGTACCGGTTGATCTCAAACTCCACATTAAACTTCATATTGCTGATAAAAATATCAGTCAACCTGAAAAAGCGGTGGAAGGTGTGAGTTTGGTTCTTTATTTACAGTCTGAGACGAGGTTTTAAGCAGACAACGATCCTTAGTCCAGCTCTTACTTCTTCGAGAAGCCCAGCTTCACCCTATCCAGCTCCACTCTGTGAACATATCCGTTGTACTTGATGATCGGCTCGACTTTGTCTTCAGACTTGGCCACCTTCAGACAATCCCCACGTAGCACAGATGGTCGATTCTCAGCAACACCGGGAACCTGTTGGAAAATATAGTAGCAgtagagagaaaagacagaaacctTCAGATCAAGGAGCCATCTGTTCTAGACTCACAACACATCGACTTTTTATTGTGGCTATTTAAAACAGTAGATGTGCACGGTGAGTATTCCTTACTCTGAGTATGAGcagttttttgttgctttggtCCTGAGTCATGGTTTGATTAGGCAGGTCATACTTCCTGATGTCTGCCTCCATCTGTATCTCTTCTAGGTGTAGCAAGAGGTGAAATCGATGAGAGTATGTCTTCATCTTTAAGGCAGAGTTGAGGACACCCCTGGATGTAtcgtacatacacacacaaacattgtgATGACGAGTTAAGCCAAGAAAAACgcttcaataaaaaacacagttagcTGTAAATAATTAGGTCGTTCTCTCAC comes from the Larimichthys crocea isolate SSNF chromosome VI, L_crocea_2.0, whole genome shotgun sequence genome and includes:
- the mov10a gene encoding putative helicase mov-10-B.1 translates to MSLTGRLETGLEFIEFLGDRVSNTNKEQLRDIYNSEFRGRKGIKDPNFSNVVYALVKFNKASIRQGKLFLNVKPKVQVYCDQWRKPRAPQQPGTSGSSPQKTKKTPERSPGPSLPVLTPKKKLATEILSKLKVNRKKLTADKWGIVITSDPVSTGGKVQFTVDRLRELFILKFHILNKGTNCIHFTYYTALHKMGCFTLEDKRRVTRACPLFLCPGESYEVVVRYMLNQYGYFPTTMYFEFCPDLPASVPFCIVREIEALARTPLAVDLGPVSPYKPFKLVTRKAVNTVIVEGIPPQSSVVHPLKMAVKLPEYKYQTYLKELAKQGMEDSEYLSPALRQRLPSVKGVLNSALKMKTYSHRFHLLLHLEEIQMEADIRKYDLPNQTMTQDQSNKKLLILRVPGVAENRPSVLRGDCLKVAKSEDKVEPIIKYNGYVHRVELDRVKLGFSKKLTDIFISNMKFNVEFEINRYPLRLQHRAVDLAVNHQLEEVLFPSGAAEANLAMPKLRILNHQLENNPQQHAAVQRIVAGSSKPAPHLVFGPPGTGKTITLVEAMNQVSRADPSVHILACAPSNSACDLLCERLLVHMDSHKVYRMYASSRDPRNVPKNLLKCCNWDPSQDSFVFPEAGTLMKYTIVVTTMITAGRLVSGGIPVGHFTHVFLDEGGQAVEPECVIAIAGLLEAGKGQLVVAGDPKQLGPILRSPIGLQHGLGLSLLERLMKDNPLYQKSADSGHFDTRFVTKLLRNYRSHAAILKIPNELFYENELQVFADQWDREAYCNWEHLPKKGFPVIFHGVVGKDEREANSPSFFNVSEIEVVVDYLTKLIETQGKKGLPKLSAKDIGIIAPYRKQVEKIQKALRSVSALKKLSDLTELKVGSVEEFQGQERRIIVVSTVRSSINYVKMDKDFSLGFLTNEKRFNVAMTRARSLLIVVGNPVILNKDPIWNKFISYCVQEKGYTGFNFKDAEGEDDIVSRLATLKINMDSDSPASEESPLQQYVDPEWKNEH
- the rhoca gene encoding rho-related GTP-binding protein RhoA-D, which encodes MATIRKKLVIVGDGACGKTCLLIVFSKDQFPEVYVPTVFENYIADIEVDGKQVELALWDTAGQEDYDRLRPLSYPDTHVILMCFSIDSPDSLENIPEKWTPEVKHFCPNVPIILVGNKKDLRNDEHTRRELAKMKQEPVKTEEGRDMASRISAFGYLECSAKTKDGVREVFEMATRAALQVRKCKKRSGCTLL